Within the Sphingobium baderi genome, the region CTCCGAACTTCGGATTGCATGAGCTGACAGGCGATCGGAAAGGGAACTGGTCGATGACGGTTACGAGAAACTGGCGGATGACCTTCGGTTTGAATGGTGAAGGCGCGCTAATCGATATGGATCTGGAGGATTATCATGGCGCTTAAGATGCACCCTTCGCTCGCGGTCCACGTGGGAGACTGGTTGAAGACCGAAATCGTGGAGCCTGCACAGGTTAGCGTGACGGCTTTGGCCGAGCATTTTGGCGTATCGAGGCAGGCGTTGAGCACCTTGCTGAACGGCAATGCGAACCTGTCTGCTGATATGGCTATTCGGTTTGAGAAGGCCTTCGGCATCAAGGCCGACACTCTGTTGCGGATGCAGACGGCCTATGAGCTGGCCCAGGCCCGCGAGCACGAGCAGGACATAAAGGTCGAGAAGCTCGCAAAAGCTGCCTGACACGCCGACAAAGTAGGCGTTCCCACACCACTCCACGCAGCCTGATAGCTGCCCACTATTCATTTGACCGCATGGTAGTGGGTTGCTCATCTTGGGTTGGCAGGATGGGCAAACGCGGTCAGCCAGGGCAATTGAGTTGACAGCCCCCTCGCAGGACGTGCCCGGAGCGCAGAATCGCTCCGGGCATCAGTTCCAATCCCCGACCTTATTGATCGTCAGCAGCCTTCTGGTCGGCCGCCGTCTGCTTGATCTGGCTTTCGTTCATCGCCGACATCACGGCGTTTCCGCTCGCGGAGAAGTTCGCGGCGGGCAACGTCGCCATCTGGCCATCGACCTTGACGAAAATTTGCTGGGCTTCGCCATGGGCGTTGGAGATCACCTGGCGGACCCGGCCTATGCGTTCGCCATCGGGCGAGAGGACGGGCATTCCCCTGGTCACGGTGAAGCCAGCGTCGCCGTTACTCGCCTCCTCGGCCGAACCCGACAGCGGAGCACCGGCA harbors:
- a CDS encoding type II toxin-antitoxin system RelE/ParE family toxin; translation: MEIESIRHKGLRRFFETGNSKGLVGDAGRLRKMLAFIDAAESFEELSVPPNFGLHELTGDRKGNWSMTVTRNWRMTFGLNGEGALIDMDLEDYHGA
- a CDS encoding HigA family addiction module antitoxin codes for the protein MALKMHPSLAVHVGDWLKTEIVEPAQVSVTALAEHFGVSRQALSTLLNGNANLSADMAIRFEKAFGIKADTLLRMQTAYELAQAREHEQDIKVEKLAKAA